The window AATGAATGTCCCTGTGGGCGTCATCAAAGGTAGTTCTGTTAAAAACACATCTTGCTCTTGAACCTGCTTCTCTATCTTCTCTCCCTTTAACGACTCTTCATAAATAGTCAACCGAAGGAGTGCCTTCAAAATACCACAATAGGTTAAACCTAAATTCTGGCATTCTTCTATGGTATACTTCGGCGGAGAAATGACATAGGATACAAATTCTAACTTTGCCAGTCCATTCGGCGACTCAATTGGAAAATACTCATTGAGTACTGCTTGTAGTCCTTTGTTCTGTCGTTCATGAGGAGGAACATCCCACTGCAAAAAATCTGTATACGATTTCGTCTGAATCTCAATCAGATTGGGCAGATGGGATAAGTCTTCAGGTGCTCGTGCTAACGAAATTCGTTCTGAACGGGGAGCCACAGCCATGAAAAAAACTCCTTATTATGGTTCCGGGAAAATTTATAAGAAATGACACTTTTACCTGTACCGTTTCCTTATGGTGCGAAGATAATCCATATTTTTATTGATATTCCCTTTTAAAATCATAAAATAACAATTATACAGGAGTAATATTATATCAATTTTAAAACCAAAATGCAAATCCCCTTTTACCCCACATTTAATCTATTTTATTTTATGTCCAATTTTTAATATTCTTTAACATCTCCTATCGTTTTATTGTTTATGGACCAATAACTCATATAGTACCATTTTACCACAAAAAAAATCAATTTTCAACTTTTTTACTAAAATTTTCTCGAATAAATTTCGGATGATTTCCAGCGATAACAATTGTAACTTCGCCTTTGATGGTTTCTGTTTTTAATGCTTCAATAACATCAGATATATATCCACGAAAGACACGCTCAAATTTTTTCGTCATTTCAAAGCACACAGCACAACATCTATCCCCCAAAACACGGTATGCCTGTTCTAAAAATTTCAAGACGCGATAGGGTGATTCATAAAAAATTAATGTGTGTGGAAGTTCTTTATCCATCTCTAAAAAATGATGTGTGGGACCCTCTTTTCGCGGAGGAAAACCCTTAAACGTATACGATGACGTAGGCAATCCAGATAAAACAAGAGCTGTTTCTACCGCAGTAACACCAGGAATAACGTCAATTTGATGTCCTGCGTCAAGGACTGCTTGCACTAATTTATATCCAGGGTCACTGATACATGGCATTCCACTATCTGAACATAATCCAACTTTGGTTCCTTTTTTTAATTCTTCAAGCACAAAGGGAATAATCTTTGGCTCTCGAGACTCAAAACATGCACAAACTCGAGATGGGAAAGGAATATGGTAATGGCTATATATTCGCCGTGTAACACGAGTATCCTCACATATCAATAATTCCAATTCCGCAAGTACCCGTAATGAACGATGAGTTATATCCTCTAAATTTCCTATTGGCGTACCTATAATATAGAAATTGCCCATGAAGTCAAACCTATTCTGCTGGTTCAATTTGCGGTTTTATTACCACAGCATTTTCTGTTTGTAGTGCCTCCACAATTTTTTCATACATCGCTTCATCTTTATAAATTCCAACGATAGCACCACCCGACCCAGTAAATTGTGCATGTGCTCCTACAGACCGCGCAACATCAACTAA of the Candidatus Hydrogenedens sp. genome contains:
- the rsmI gene encoding 16S rRNA (cytidine(1402)-2'-O)-methyltransferase translates to MGNFYIIGTPIGNLEDITHRSLRVLAELELLICEDTRVTRRIYSHYHIPFPSRVCACFESREPKIIPFVLEELKKGTKVGLCSDSGMPCISDPGYKLVQAVLDAGHQIDVIPGVTAVETALVLSGLPTSSYTFKGFPPRKEGPTHHFLEMDKELPHTLIFYESPYRVLKFLEQAYRVLGDRCCAVCFEMTKKFERVFRGYISDVIEALKTETIKGEVTIVIAGNHPKFIRENFSKKVEN